The proteins below are encoded in one region of Phyllopteryx taeniolatus isolate TA_2022b chromosome 11, UOR_Ptae_1.2, whole genome shotgun sequence:
- the nfkb2 gene encoding nuclear factor NF-kappa-B p100 subunit isoform X4, whose protein sequence is MTEAQLINGYDNDFQFNLTPYEYIPPVDVKTEAYIPETAHGPYIQIIEEPKQRGFRFRYECEGPSHGGLPGASSEKNRRTYPTVKINNYVGHARVEVQLVTHTDPPRVHAHSLVGRHCNENGTCTLDVGPDDLTASFSNLGILHVTKKGVTDVLTRRLRDEWRRRPGGSARPTATEESALVKEAKELSKMVDLNIVRLKFTAFLKDSNGGFTRALRAVVSNAIYDSKSPNASNLKISRMDKTCGSVLGGDEIFLLCDKVQKDDIDVRFYEDEDGGWEAYGDFAPTDVHKQYAIVFKTPPYHSAEIERPVTVFLQLKRKKAGDCSDPKHFTYIPHVQDKEEVLRKKQKPLPHYEPWRGGGGGGAGGGGFGGGGATSEGFHFSQQMNGAAGGGGGGGGVFYSGSSGSFGGGGVHMSGSALQRRQLAVIASALQAGASDAARQARGALLRYCAGGDARVLLELHGRLCATRDASGDTPLHLSVIHQQTAVTCQLIDTLLSNRRERLLDVANHQQQTALHLAALTRQASAVEALMRAGADPGLRDKDGRCPLHLAALGGDAATLRAALAHLGEGHAHVLNTADYHGLVPLHLAVRRDGHRCLRLLVESGAKVNAPELKGGHTALHMAVRQNLLKVACTLVTELKADVNARTFGGNTPLHLAAAAHAHTLCSVLLAAGADKYMENDEPLVLSSSSDDDEEEAGATARPVGSRKRRVSGHTALDLAKCHKVRKLLTSPTARHVTDKIQGKRGGAAGGEPRWRVDADTLGHLVEVVRDAGVPWDKMADKLGMTTLASFYRDSPSPYYSLLQHYQNRRWTAASAVSQ, encoded by the exons aTGACGGAAGCTCAGTTGATCAACGGCTACGACAACGAC TTCCAGTTCAACTTGACGCCGTACGAATACATTCCTCCCGTGGACGTGAAGACTGAAGCGTACATACCTGAGACAG CACATGGCCCTTACATACAAATCATCGAGGAGCCCAAACAG CGCGGCTTTCGCTTTCGTTATGAGTGCGAGGGCCCGTCGCACGGCGGTCTGCCGGGAGCCTCCAGTGAGAAAAACAGAAGGACGTACCCCACTGTCAAG aTCAACAACTACGTGGGCCACGCGCGTGTGGAGGTTCAGCTGGTGACCCACACGGATCCGCCGCGCGTGCACGCGCACAGCCTGGTGGGACGCCACTGCAACGAGAACGGAACGTGCACCCTGGACGTGGGACCCGACGACCTGACCGCCTC TTTCAGCAACCTGGGCATCCTCCACGTGACCAAGAAGGGTGTGACGGACGTCCTGACGCGGAGACTGCGAGACGAGTGGCGTCGGCGTCCGGGAGGCTCCGCCCGGCCCACGGCGACCGAGGAGAGCGCGCTGGTCAAGGAGGCCAAGGAGCTGTCCAAGATGGTGGACCTCAACATCGTCAGGCTCAAGTTCACCGCCTTCCTCAAGGACAGCAACGGAGGATTCACGAGAGCTCTCCGGGCCGTGGTGTCCAACGCCATCTACGACAGCA AATCTCCCAACGCGTCCAACCTGAAGATCTCCCGCATGGACAAGACGTGCGGATCGGTGCTGGGAGGAGACGAGATCTTCCTGCTCTGCGACAAAGTCCAGAAAG ACGACATCGACGTGCGCTTCTACGAGGACGAGGACGGCGGCTGGGAGGCGTACGGCGACTTCGCTCCGACCGACGTCCACAAGCAG TACGCCATCGTGTTCAAAACGCCGCCGTACCACAGCGCCGAGATCGAGCGTCCCGTCACCGTCTTCCTCCAGCTCAAGCGGAAAAAGGCGGGAGACTGCAGCGACCCCAAACACTTCACGTACATTCCGCACGTTCAAG ACAAAGAGGAGGTGCTGAGGAAGAAACAAAAGCCCCTCCCCCACTACGAGCcctggcgaggaggaggaggaggaggagccggcggcggcggctttgGAGGGGGAGGAGCTACAAGTGAAG GTTTTCACTTCAGCCAGCAAATGAACGGCGCGgcgggtggaggaggaggagggggcggaGTCTTCTATTCCGGAAGCAGCGGCAGCTTTGGAGGGGGCGGGGTCCACATGTCAGGCTCCGCCCTCCAGCGCAGGCAACTGGCCGTTATCG CCTCCGCCCTCCAGGCCGGCGCGTCGGACGCCGCTCGTCAGGCGCGCGGCGCCCTACTTCGCTACTGCGCCGGCGGCGACGCTCGGGTCCTTCTGGAGCTGCACGGACGCCTGTGCGCCACGCGGGACGCCAGCGGAGACAC TCCCCTGCACCTGTCCGTCATCCATCAGCAGACGGCCGTCACCTGCCAGCTGATCGACACGTTGCTTAGCAACCGGCGGGAACGCCTGCTCGACGTCGCCAATCATCAGCAGCAG ACGGCGCTGCACCTGGCGGCGCTGACGCGTCAGGCGTCTGCGGTGGAGGCGCTGATGAGGGCGGGGGCGGACCCCGGCCTGCGGGACAAAGACGGCCGCTGCCCGCTGCACCTGGCGGCGCTGGGCGGCGACGCGGCCACGCTGCGCGCCGCGCTGGCCCACCTGGGGGAAGGACACGCCCACGTCTTGAACACGGCCGATTACCACG GTTTGGTCCCGCTTCACCTGGCGGTCCGTCGCGACGGGCATCGCTGTCTGCGCCTGCTGGTGGAGAGCGGCGCTAAGGTCAACGCCCCCGAGCTGAAGGGCGGACACACGGCTCTGCACATGGCCGTCCGCCAAAACCTTCTCAAGGTCGCCTGCACGCTGGTCACCGAG TTGAAGGCGGACGTGAACGCTCGCACGTTCGGAGGAAACACGCCGCTTCATCTGGCCGCCgccgcacacgcgcacacgctcTGCTCCGTGCTGCTTGCCGCcg GTGCGGACAAATACATGGAAAACGACGAGCCGCTGGTCTTAAGCTCCTCCtccgacgacgacgaggaggaggcgggggcTACGGCGCGGCCAGTCGGCAGCCGGAAGAGACGAGTGAGCGGGCACACGGCGCTGGACCTGGCCAAATGTCACAAG GTCAGGAAGCTGCTGACGTCGCCGACCGCTCGTCACGTGACTGACAAGATCCAAGGCAAACGAG GCGGCGCGGCAGGCGGCGAGCCGCGTTGGCGCGTGGACGCGGACACGCTGGGCCACCTGGTGGAGGTTGTCCGCGACGCCGGCGTTCCGTGGGATAAGATGGCCGACAAACTGGGAATGACAACGCTGGCCAGCTTCTACCGCGACAGCCCCTCCCCCTACTACAGCCTCCTGCAACACTACCAG AATCGACGGTGGACAGCGGCTTCAGCAGTCAGCCAATAG